In one Fundulus heteroclitus isolate FHET01 chromosome 3, MU-UCD_Fhet_4.1, whole genome shotgun sequence genomic region, the following are encoded:
- the LOC105920531 gene encoding acidic leucine-rich nuclear phosphoprotein 32 family member E isoform X3, with amino-acid sequence MVNIGLSSLAKLPSLPKLRKLELSDNAIAGGLDSLAEKCPNLTYLNLSGNQIKELSSIEPLQNLKNLKSLDLYSCDVTAADDYRDGVFELLPQIVYLDGFDQEDNEVPDSENVSDEDDEAGPPGDDDDDEEEDEDEDEEGSEGDEVGLSYLMKEGIQDEEDDGDYVEEEEDEEEEEEDGEEDEARAQGEKRKRDAEDEGDDDDDE; translated from the exons ATGGTCAACATCGGACTCAGCTCGCTGGCCAAGCTGCCCTCGCTCCCCAAGCTGCGCAAG CTGGAGCTGAGCGATAACGCCATCGCCGGCGGTTTGGACTCGCTGGCGGAGAAATGCCCCAACCTGACGTACCTGAACCTGAGCGGCAACCAGATCAAGGAGCTGAGCAGCATCGAGCCGCTG cagaacctgaagAACCTGAAGAGTCTGGACCTGTACAGCTGCGACGTGACGGCTGCAGACGACTACAGGGACGGCGTCTTCGAGCTGCTGCCCCAGATCGTCTACCTGGACGGCTTCGACCAGGAGGACAACGAGGTTCCGGACTCTGAGAACG TCTCAGACGAGGACGATGAAGCCGGGCCTCCTGGAGATGACGACGACGATGAGGAGGAGGACGAagatgaggatgaggagggtTCTGAGGGAGACGAGGTGGGCCTGTCCTACCTGATGAAGGAGGGAATCCAG GATGAGGAAGATGACGGAGATtatgtggaggaggaggaagatgaggaggaggaagaggaagatggAG AGGAAGACGAGGCTCGAGCTCAGGgtgagaagaggaagagagacgCAGAAGACGAAGGtgatgacgatgatgacgaATAG
- the LOC105920531 gene encoding acidic leucine-rich nuclear phosphoprotein 32 family member E isoform X1, producing the protein MEMKKRISLELRNRSPAEVVELVVDSCRSSDGEVEGLTDQYTGLEILSMVNIGLSSLAKLPSLPKLRKLELSDNAIAGGLDSLAEKCPNLTYLNLSGNQIKELSSIEPLQNLKNLKSLDLYSCDVTAADDYRDGVFELLPQIVYLDGFDQEDNEVPDSENVSDEDDEAGPPGDDDDDEEEDEDEDEEGSEGDEVGLSYLMKEGIQDEEDDGDYVEEEEDEEEEEEDGEEDEARAQGEKRKRDAEDEGDDDDDE; encoded by the exons ATGGAGATGAAGAAGAGGATCAGCCTGGAGCTGAGGAACCGGAGTCCCGCGGAG GTGGtggagctggtggtggacaGCTGCAGGTCGAGCGACGGCGAGGTGGAGGGTCTGACGGATCAGTACACGGGCCTGGAGATCCTCAGCATGGTCAACATCGGACTCAGCTCGCTGGCCAAGCTGCCCTCGCTCCCCAAGCTGCGCAAG CTGGAGCTGAGCGATAACGCCATCGCCGGCGGTTTGGACTCGCTGGCGGAGAAATGCCCCAACCTGACGTACCTGAACCTGAGCGGCAACCAGATCAAGGAGCTGAGCAGCATCGAGCCGCTG cagaacctgaagAACCTGAAGAGTCTGGACCTGTACAGCTGCGACGTGACGGCTGCAGACGACTACAGGGACGGCGTCTTCGAGCTGCTGCCCCAGATCGTCTACCTGGACGGCTTCGACCAGGAGGACAACGAGGTTCCGGACTCTGAGAACG TCTCAGACGAGGACGATGAAGCCGGGCCTCCTGGAGATGACGACGACGATGAGGAGGAGGACGAagatgaggatgaggagggtTCTGAGGGAGACGAGGTGGGCCTGTCCTACCTGATGAAGGAGGGAATCCAG GATGAGGAAGATGACGGAGATtatgtggaggaggaggaagatgaggaggaggaagaggaagatggAG AGGAAGACGAGGCTCGAGCTCAGGgtgagaagaggaagagagacgCAGAAGACGAAGGtgatgacgatgatgacgaATAG
- the plekho1b gene encoding pleckstrin homology domain-containing family O member 1b, whose amino-acid sequence MKKNSSGKRGPADSAQQNIAPDKMGWIRKFCGKGIFREIWKNRFVVLKGDQLFICEKEVKELGRADEVLDLSDYERCEEIRKNKSRSKKNHSKFRLQRCSSPGNTVPNLVFLAVSPEEKESWINVLNTAMTRAKNRILDEVMVEDSQLSHLTRDRVKIPHNRRLPTRGHLLAVASTSSSDGMLTLDLIQEEDAGSQKGPEDKLTSQASPDCPRSQTDGALSDWTAESSAKSQSLPRETVEWQKSGPSQTPRPDKRLSTTEKNRCASMDEILNHSETKAAKNKTPLPSRSAASTPTGTTAPLSQLQNLISQKLEKTERLLMEVRSSGEPGKGRGGKQSGDGGRAEAERLLKEAAAAWNQAREVLEEVQELKALYQQLEPGCSASFSNSTKQNPNRKSLM is encoded by the exons ATGAAGAAGAACAGCTCCGGGAAACGG ggCCCGGCGGACTCGGCTCAGCAGAACATCGCCCCGGATAAAATGGGCTGGATCAGAAAGTTCTGTGGGAAGGGGATCTTCAGGGAGATCTGGAAGAACCGCTTCGTGGTTCTGAAAGGAGACCAGCTGTTCATCTGTGAGAAAGAG GTGAAGGAGCTTGGCCGGGCCGATGAAGTCCTGGACCTGTCCGATTACGAACGCTGCGAAGAGATCCGGAAGAACAAGAGCCGCAGCAAGAAGAACCACAGCAAGTTCCGTCTGCAGCGCTGCAGCTCGCCAGGGAACACG GTTCCAAACCTGGTTTTCCTGGCCGTGAGTCCGGAGGAGAAGGAGTCCTGGATCAACGTCCTGAACACGGCCATGACCAGAGCCAAGAACCGGATCCTGGATGAG GTGATGGTGGAGGACTCTCAgctgtctcatctgaccagagaccGGGTGAAGATTCCTCACAACCGCCGGCTTCCTACCAGAGGCCACCTGCTGGCCGTG gcctccacctcctcctcagaCGGGATGCTGACTCTGGACCTGATCCAGGAGGAGGACGCCGGGTCTCAGAAAGGTCCAGAAGACAAATTAACGTCCCAGGCCAGTCCAGACTGTCCCAGGTCCCAAACGGACGGCGCGCTGTCGGACTGGACCGCCGAGTCTTCTGCCAAGTCTCAGAGCCTGCCCCGTGAGACGGTGGAGTGGCAGAAGTCGGGTCCGAGTCAGACTCCCCGGCCGGACAAACGGCTCAGCACGACGGAGAAGAACCGCTGCGCCTCCATGGACGAGATCCTGAACCACTCAGAGACCAAGGCCGCCAAGAACAAAACCCCCCTCCCATCCCGCTCCGCAGCCTCCACGCCGACCGGAACCACGGCGCCGCTCAGCCAGCTGCAGAACCTCATCAGCCAGAAGCTGGAGAAGACGGAGCGGCTGCTGATGGAGGTCCGGAGCAGCGGGGAGCCTGGGAAGGGCAGGGGGGGGAAACAGTCTGGGGACGGAGGCCGCGCCGAGGCAGAGAGACTCCTGAAGGAGGCGGCGGCCGCCTGGAACCAGGCCCGGGAGGTTCTGGAGGAAGTCCAGGAGCTGAAGGCCTTATACCAACAGCTGGAACCCGGCTGCTCCGCCTCCTTCTCCAACAGCACCAAACAGAACCCCAACCGCAAGAGCCTGATGTAG
- the LOC105920531 gene encoding acidic leucine-rich nuclear phosphoprotein 32 family member E isoform X2, whose translation MEMKKRISLELRNRSPAEVVELVVDSCRSSDGEVEGLTDQYTGLEILSMVNIGLSSLAKLPSLPKLRKLELSDNAIAGGLDSLAEKCPNLTYLNLSGNQIKELSSIEPLNLKNLKSLDLYSCDVTAADDYRDGVFELLPQIVYLDGFDQEDNEVPDSENVSDEDDEAGPPGDDDDDEEEDEDEDEEGSEGDEVGLSYLMKEGIQDEEDDGDYVEEEEDEEEEEEDGEEDEARAQGEKRKRDAEDEGDDDDDE comes from the exons ATGGAGATGAAGAAGAGGATCAGCCTGGAGCTGAGGAACCGGAGTCCCGCGGAG GTGGtggagctggtggtggacaGCTGCAGGTCGAGCGACGGCGAGGTGGAGGGTCTGACGGATCAGTACACGGGCCTGGAGATCCTCAGCATGGTCAACATCGGACTCAGCTCGCTGGCCAAGCTGCCCTCGCTCCCCAAGCTGCGCAAG CTGGAGCTGAGCGATAACGCCATCGCCGGCGGTTTGGACTCGCTGGCGGAGAAATGCCCCAACCTGACGTACCTGAACCTGAGCGGCAACCAGATCAAGGAGCTGAGCAGCATCGAGCCGCTG aacctgaagAACCTGAAGAGTCTGGACCTGTACAGCTGCGACGTGACGGCTGCAGACGACTACAGGGACGGCGTCTTCGAGCTGCTGCCCCAGATCGTCTACCTGGACGGCTTCGACCAGGAGGACAACGAGGTTCCGGACTCTGAGAACG TCTCAGACGAGGACGATGAAGCCGGGCCTCCTGGAGATGACGACGACGATGAGGAGGAGGACGAagatgaggatgaggagggtTCTGAGGGAGACGAGGTGGGCCTGTCCTACCTGATGAAGGAGGGAATCCAG GATGAGGAAGATGACGGAGATtatgtggaggaggaggaagatgaggaggaggaagaggaagatggAG AGGAAGACGAGGCTCGAGCTCAGGgtgagaagaggaagagagacgCAGAAGACGAAGGtgatgacgatgatgacgaATAG
- the LOC105920529 gene encoding mothers against decapentaplegic homolog 4: MSVLGPAPSSADACLSIVHSLMCHRQGGENEGFAKRAIESLVKKLKEKKDELDSLITAVTTNGVHPSKCVTIQRTLDGRLQVAGRKGFPHVIYARLWRWPDLHKNELKHVKFCQYAFDLKYDSVCVNPYHYERVASPTSTGPQSLIKEEFMQDCLQLDLPPHTDLYGDQPRPVAMYPSMPLSPPGRNSMPPAGLSAAGVSEAPEGPGLLHLTMDQGGRTSPQSAHPATPTSPHQQSSPAPANWTGNSPAPYTPAGHHHSGRSHMQQPALHHHHHTPNTHFWSQHHSTPPYPQPVSNHPGPEFWCSISYFELDVQVGEMFKVQSSCPLVTVDGYVDPSGGDRFCLGQLSNVHRTAASHRARLHIGRGVQLECRGEGDVWMRCLSDHSVFVQSYYLDREAGRAPGDGVHKIYPGAYIKVFDLRQCHRQMQQQAAAAQAAAETQAAAVVGAMPGPNSVGGIAPALSVCSGAGPGVDDLRKLCIVRLSFVKGWGCDYPRQSIKDTPCWMEVHLHRALQLLDQVLHTLPPREQAL; the protein is encoded by the exons ATGTCGGTGCTGGGCCCCGCCCCCAGCAGCGCCGACGCCTGCCTCAGCATCGTCCACAGCCTGATGTGCCACCGGCAGGGCGGAGAGAACGAGGGCTTCGCCAAGCGGGCCATCGAGAGTCTGGTGAAGAAGCTGAAGGAGAAGAAGGACGAGCTGGATTCGCTCATCACGGCGGTCACCACCAACGGCGTCCACCCCAGCAAGTGTGTCACCATCCAGAGGACGCTGGACGGACGGCTGCAG GTAGCAGGCAGGAAGGGTTTCCCTCATGTGATCTACGCCCGTCTGTGGCGCTGGCCCGACCTGCACAAGAACGAGCTGAAACACGTAAAGTTCTGCCAGTACGCCTTCGACCTGAAGTATGACAGCGTGTGTGTGAACCCGTATCACTACGAGAGGGTGGCGTCCCCCACCTCCACAG GGCCACAGTCTCTGATAAAGGAAGAGTTCATGCAGGACTGTCTGCAGCTCGACCTGCCCCCCCACACAGACCTGTACGGTGACCAGCCCCGCCCCGTCGCCATGTATCCCAGCATGCCCCTGTCTCCTCCAG GGAGAAACTCCATGCCGCCTGCAGGTCTGAGTGCTGCGGGGGTCAGCGAGGCTCCAGAGGGCCCCGGGCTCCTCCACCTCACCATGGATCAGGGGGGCCGCACCTCCCCACAGTCTGCCCACCCCGCCACCCCCACCTCCCCGCACCAGCAGAGCAGCCCTGCACCTG CCAACTGGACAGGTAACAGCCCCGCCCCCTATACACCTGCAGGGCATCACCACAGTGGGCGGAGCCACATGCAGCAGCCAGCATTACATCATCACCACCACACCCCCAACACTCACTTCT GGTCGCAGCATCACAGTACTCCTCCGTACCCACAGCCAGTCTCCAACCATCCAG GTCCAGAGTTCTGGTGCTCCATCTCCTACTTTGAGTTGGACGTTCAGGTTGGTGAGATGTTTAAAGTCCAGTCAAGCTGTCCTCTGGTGACGGTGGATGGCTACGTGGATCCTTCAGGAGGAGATCGATTTTGTTTGGGACAGTTGAGCAACGTCCACCGGACTGCAGCCAGCCACCGGGCCAG GCTCCACATCGGTCGGGGGGTCCAGCTCGAGTGTCGGGGCGAGGGGGACGTCTGGATGCGCTGCCTCAGCGACCACTCAGTGTTTGTTCAGAGCTATTACCTGGACCGGGAGGCGGGCCGAGCCCCCGGTGACGGAGTTCACAAGATCTACCCTGGAGCTTATATCAAG GTGTTTGACCTGCGCCAGTGCCACAGGCAGATGCAGCAGCAGGCGGCAGCGGCTCAGGCTGCAGCAGAGACCCAGGCGGCTGCGGTTGTTGGTGCGATGCCTGGTCCGAACAGTGTGGGAGGAATTGCACCTGCCCTCA GTGTGTGCTCAGGTGCAGGTCCAGGCGTGGATGACTTGCGGAAGCTGTGTATTGTGAGATTGAGCTTCGTGAAAGGTTGGGGGTGCGACTACCCGAGACAGAGCATCAAGGACACCCCCTGCTGGATGGAGGTCCACCTGCACCGGGCGCTGCAGCTGCTCGACCAGGTGTTGCACACGCTGCCACCACGAGAACAGGCTCTCTGA